The Aggregatilinea lenta genome includes a region encoding these proteins:
- a CDS encoding GNAT family N-acetyltransferase, with amino-acid sequence MSTKALTYCPVCGDPLAHRSAGGRERLFCPACGYVHYQNPVPSVGLVIEMDGGLILVKRGGSVKTGHWAFPSGYIEEDESVEEAAVRESREETGLDVELIDLLGVYSFPEGPPSSGIIVFYRAHPVGGMLRAGDDAQEVRVFPPDAVPDMPFRTHQQVLQRWQTLQQQRQIAREANELYVIRQAEQADSPAILDLLKLVDANQDLSEEQCRAAMLRLAERQTMSVFVAETSREPHDTIGFVALSLMQTLTGGRGWIDDMAVAVDYRGEGVGAALLEAALRHANRLNLTHLYVNTARGGDATRAFYQAAGFQDGAISYLRIR; translated from the coding sequence ATGTCCACCAAGGCACTGACCTACTGTCCTGTTTGCGGTGATCCTCTCGCCCACCGGTCCGCCGGAGGGCGAGAGCGCCTGTTTTGCCCCGCCTGCGGATACGTCCACTACCAGAATCCCGTACCCTCTGTCGGTCTCGTGATCGAGATGGACGGCGGCTTGATCCTCGTCAAGCGCGGCGGCAGCGTCAAGACCGGCCATTGGGCGTTTCCGTCCGGCTACATCGAAGAGGACGAAAGTGTCGAAGAAGCCGCCGTGCGCGAGAGCCGCGAGGAAACCGGGCTGGACGTCGAGCTGATCGACCTGCTGGGTGTGTACTCCTTCCCCGAAGGCCCGCCGTCCAGCGGTATCATCGTCTTCTACCGCGCGCACCCGGTCGGCGGGATGCTGCGCGCCGGGGACGACGCACAGGAAGTGCGCGTCTTCCCGCCCGACGCCGTGCCCGACATGCCCTTCCGCACCCACCAGCAGGTGCTTCAGCGCTGGCAGACACTCCAGCAGCAGCGCCAGATCGCGCGCGAAGCCAACGAGCTGTACGTGATCCGGCAGGCGGAACAGGCCGATTCGCCCGCCATCCTCGACCTGCTCAAGCTGGTGGACGCCAATCAGGACCTCAGCGAGGAACAGTGCCGGGCCGCGATGCTGCGGCTGGCCGAGCGCCAGACGATGAGCGTGTTCGTGGCGGAAACCAGCCGCGAGCCGCACGATACGATCGGCTTCGTGGCGCTGTCACTGATGCAGACGCTGACCGGGGGACGCGGCTGGATCGACGACATGGCTGTCGCGGTCGATTACCGGGGCGAAGGCGTCGGCGCAGCCCTGCTCGAAGCGGCCCTGCGCCACGCGAACCGGCTCAACCTCACCCACCTCTACGTCAACACGGCGCGCGGCGGCGACGCGACCCGCGCCTTCTATCAGGCTGCCGGGTTCCAGGATGGGGCCATTTCCTATCTGCGCATCCGCTGA